From a region of the Flavobacterium sediminilitoris genome:
- a CDS encoding regulatory protein RecX encodes MEYYCSYQERCYKEVEEKLFLLKASNLEKEKVLMYLIENNFINEERFAKSFVRGKFNYKNWGKIRIKNELKFRNLSNKLIEIALKEIDENNYVEKFHLLAEKNWETIKERKGPKKNKKFVDFLSRKGYESHLIYEKLRELDN; translated from the coding sequence ATGGAATATTATTGCTCTTATCAAGAGCGATGTTACAAGGAAGTAGAAGAAAAATTATTTTTATTAAAAGCTTCAAACTTAGAAAAAGAAAAAGTGCTTATGTATTTAATAGAAAATAATTTTATTAATGAAGAACGATTTGCCAAAAGCTTTGTTAGAGGTAAATTCAATTATAAAAACTGGGGAAAAATAAGGATTAAAAATGAATTAAAATTTAGAAACCTTTCTAATAAATTAATTGAAATAGCTTTAAAAGAAATAGATGAAAATAATTATGTTGAAAAATTCCATTTACTTGCTGAAAAAAATTGGGAAACAATAAAAGAAAGAAAAGGACCTAAAAAAAATAAAAAGTTTGTCGATTTTTTATCTAGGAAAGGATATGAATCTCATTTAATCTATGAAAAACTAAGAGAATTAGACAATTAA